In a genomic window of Cytobacillus sp. FSL H8-0458:
- a CDS encoding aminotransferase class I/II-fold pyridoxal phosphate-dependent enzyme yields the protein MSQYKTPLFSGLLAHAKKDPVQFHIPGHKKGAGIDPEFREYIGDNALAIDLINIGPLDDLHQPKGIIKEAQDLAAEAFGADKTFFSVQGTSGAIMTMVMAVCGPGDKIIVPRNVHKSVMSAIVFSGATPIFIHPEIDENLGISHGITTESVSKALELHPDAKGVLVINPTYFGVSADLKKIVEIAHSYNVPVLVDEAHGVHIHFHDELPLSAMQAGADLAATSVHKLGGSMTQSSILNMKGNLVSAKRVQSILSMLTTTSTSYLLLASLDVARKRLATEGKELIQKTIDLAQSIRRSINEIDRLYCVGEEILETKAAHDYDPTKLIISVKELGMNGFDVENWLREHHNIEVEMSDLYNILCIVTPGDSEREADILVSALAELASERKGNTEKLETQVLLPDIPVLSLTPRDAFYADTELVPFDESEGRIIAEFIMVYPPGIPIFIPGEIITGENLRYIKTNMEAGLPVQGPEDYDFKYLRVIEEHRAIR from the coding sequence TTGTCTCAATACAAAACACCGTTATTCAGCGGTTTGCTTGCACACGCAAAAAAGGATCCTGTACAGTTTCATATACCCGGCCATAAAAAAGGAGCGGGGATCGATCCGGAATTCAGGGAATATATTGGTGATAATGCACTTGCCATTGATTTGATCAATATTGGCCCGCTTGATGACCTCCATCAGCCAAAAGGCATTATTAAAGAAGCCCAGGATCTTGCAGCTGAGGCCTTTGGAGCGGACAAAACATTCTTTTCAGTTCAAGGAACAAGCGGAGCCATCATGACCATGGTTATGGCTGTCTGCGGCCCCGGGGATAAAATTATTGTTCCGAGAAATGTTCATAAATCAGTCATGTCTGCCATTGTTTTTTCAGGCGCAACTCCTATCTTTATTCATCCTGAAATTGATGAAAACCTCGGCATATCTCATGGGATTACAACTGAATCAGTATCTAAAGCCCTTGAACTTCATCCGGACGCAAAAGGGGTATTAGTCATTAACCCTACTTATTTCGGGGTTTCGGCAGATTTGAAGAAAATCGTCGAAATTGCACATTCTTACAATGTGCCCGTACTTGTGGATGAAGCCCATGGTGTGCATATTCATTTTCATGATGAGCTGCCCTTATCCGCTATGCAGGCAGGTGCTGATTTAGCCGCAACATCTGTACACAAACTGGGCGGGTCCATGACGCAAAGTTCAATTTTAAATATGAAAGGGAATCTTGTTTCGGCCAAAAGGGTTCAATCCATTTTAAGCATGCTGACAACAACTTCCACTTCCTATTTATTGCTCGCCTCCCTGGATGTTGCCAGGAAACGTCTGGCTACAGAGGGCAAGGAACTCATTCAAAAGACGATTGATTTGGCCCAATCGATTCGCCGCAGCATCAATGAGATTGACCGGCTCTATTGTGTCGGTGAAGAAATCCTGGAAACCAAAGCGGCGCATGACTACGATCCGACCAAATTGATTATTTCAGTCAAAGAGCTTGGCATGAATGGTTTCGATGTGGAGAATTGGCTTCGGGAACATCATAATATTGAAGTAGAAATGTCTGATTTATATAATATCCTTTGCATTGTTACCCCTGGTGACTCTGAACGGGAAGCCGATATTTTAGTTTCTGCTCTTGCCGAACTCGCCAGTGAGCGCAAAGGGAATACTGAAAAGCTTGAAACTCAAGTGCTTCTCCCTGATATTCCCGTTTTATCTCTTACACCTCGTGACGCATTTTATGCTGATACAGAGCTTGTTCCATTCGACGAGTCTGAGGGCAGAATAATTGCTGAATTCATTATGGTTTATCCGCCTGGGATACCTATTTTTATTCCGGGAGAAATCATAACCGGGGAAAACCTTCGTTATATAAAAACGAACATGGAAGCTGGACTGCCGGTTCAGGGACCAGAGGATTATGATTTCAAGTATCTTCGCGTTATTGAAGAGCACAGAGCCATCAGATAA
- a CDS encoding glycine betaine uptake BCCT transporter has product MKKLTPVFTVSVIFTAIFILWGLVPKTILPKGNLDSVTASVQGFILEKFGWFYLLSASIFLIFSILLAFSKYGNIRLGKDADRPEYSYLSWFAMLFSAGMGIGLVFWGVAEPMYHYYAPPFLDGQTPEAARAAMRYSFFHWGLHPWAIYTVIGLALAYFQFRKGAPGVISSILRPILGSKVDGPLGVLIDFIAVFATIFGVATSLGLGAIQISGGLSETFDGISNNFTTQLIIIVVVTILFMVSAQTGLNKGIKYLSNLNIILAISLLLFLLFVGPSNFIMDLFTTTIGSYLQNLPSMSFRLSPFDQELTWFQDWTIFYWAWWIAWAPFVGTFIARISRGRTIREFVIGVLAVPTLFGALWFSVFGGTGIYLEFFEAKPIMDTIDQQGMEVALFTVFDNFPFSTVLSLLAIFLISTFFITSADSATFVLGMQTTNGSLNPPGRVKFVWGIIQSASAAILLWTGGLEALQRASIIAALPFTVIMLLIVLSLAKSFKEETIPKK; this is encoded by the coding sequence ATGAAGAAACTGACACCCGTTTTTACGGTTTCAGTCATATTCACAGCAATATTTATTTTATGGGGACTTGTTCCGAAGACCATTTTGCCAAAAGGCAACCTTGATTCTGTTACAGCATCTGTTCAGGGATTCATATTGGAAAAGTTCGGCTGGTTTTACCTTTTATCAGCTTCTATCTTTTTAATTTTTTCAATCCTATTAGCATTCAGCAAGTACGGGAATATTCGTCTGGGAAAGGATGCAGACAGACCCGAATATAGCTACTTAAGCTGGTTTGCCATGCTTTTCAGTGCAGGAATGGGAATTGGCCTGGTTTTTTGGGGAGTTGCGGAACCAATGTATCACTACTATGCGCCACCTTTTCTTGACGGGCAGACACCAGAAGCAGCAAGAGCTGCCATGAGGTACTCCTTCTTCCACTGGGGGCTTCATCCATGGGCTATATATACAGTCATTGGGCTGGCACTCGCTTATTTTCAGTTCAGAAAAGGTGCACCGGGAGTTATCAGCTCCATATTGAGGCCAATTTTAGGGAGCAAAGTGGATGGTCCACTTGGAGTATTAATTGATTTTATAGCCGTCTTTGCTACTATTTTTGGTGTTGCGACATCATTAGGGCTGGGAGCCATTCAAATATCCGGCGGACTTTCTGAAACATTTGATGGTATCAGCAATAATTTCACCACTCAATTAATTATTATTGTGGTTGTGACGATCTTGTTTATGGTTTCAGCACAAACCGGTTTAAACAAAGGAATAAAATACTTAAGTAATTTAAATATTATTTTAGCTATCTCATTATTGTTATTTCTGTTGTTTGTGGGGCCTTCAAATTTTATTATGGATCTGTTTACAACAACGATTGGCTCTTATCTTCAAAATCTTCCTTCTATGAGCTTCAGGCTTAGTCCTTTTGACCAGGAGCTGACATGGTTTCAGGATTGGACAATTTTTTATTGGGCATGGTGGATTGCCTGGGCGCCATTTGTCGGTACATTCATAGCCAGAATATCCCGCGGAAGGACAATAAGAGAATTCGTCATTGGCGTGCTTGCTGTTCCTACCCTCTTTGGAGCGCTTTGGTTCTCAGTTTTTGGAGGAACAGGCATATACCTTGAATTCTTTGAAGCTAAGCCTATAATGGATACAATCGACCAGCAGGGGATGGAAGTTGCACTGTTCACTGTGTTTGATAACTTCCCTTTCAGCACTGTTTTAAGCTTATTGGCTATATTCTTGATCAGCACATTCTTTATAACTTCTGCAGATTCAGCTACTTTTGTTCTTGGGATGCAGACGACGAACGGAAGCTTGAACCCTCCGGGCAGAGTGAAATTTGTATGGGGCATTATCCAATCTGCTTCTGCAGCCATCCTTTTATGGACGGGAGGGCTCGAAGCACTCCAAAGAGCTTCTATTATAGCTGCACTTCCTTTTACCGTCATTATGCTTTTAATCGTGCTATCGCTTGCTAAATCGTTTAAAGAAGAAACCATACCGAAAAAATAG
- a CDS encoding GapA-binding peptide SR1P translates to MGTIVCQACNSTIDHFEDEKVTVLYSKKCNCCDGEKTEKTNK, encoded by the coding sequence ATGGGTACAATCGTATGCCAGGCTTGCAATTCAACTATTGATCACTTTGAGGATGAAAAAGTAACTGTATTATATTCAAAAAAATGCAATTGCTGTGACGGAGAAAAAACAGAGAAGACAAACAAATAG
- a CDS encoding inositol monophosphatase family protein, with translation MTNWSEIHTYAKALIKEAGGNIKKSFSKTLTITTKSNANDLVTDIDQETEQFFIKKINEKYPEHRILGEEGFGDKLSDLDGVVWIIDPIDGTMNFVHQQRNFAISVGIYENGKGKIGLIYDVVHDELYHCMKGHGVFMNDLELPPLNDTDVSKAIIGLNATWVTENRRIDPSLLAPLVRNARGTRSYGSAAMEMAYIASGRVDAYITMRLAPWDFAAGVIMIEELGGIATTVKGEQLNYLENNSVFVSKPGLHQQIMKEYLKNGNW, from the coding sequence ATGACAAATTGGAGTGAGATTCATACATATGCCAAAGCTTTGATTAAAGAGGCGGGCGGGAATATTAAAAAATCTTTCAGCAAAACTCTGACCATAACCACCAAGTCAAATGCGAATGATTTAGTTACCGATATAGATCAGGAAACAGAACAATTCTTCATAAAGAAAATAAATGAAAAATACCCTGAGCACCGGATCCTTGGTGAAGAAGGCTTTGGGGATAAGCTAAGCGACCTGGATGGAGTCGTCTGGATTATTGATCCGATTGACGGAACAATGAACTTTGTTCATCAGCAGAGAAACTTCGCCATTTCGGTTGGTATTTATGAAAATGGAAAAGGCAAAATCGGATTAATATATGATGTAGTTCATGACGAGTTATATCATTGCATGAAGGGGCATGGTGTATTCATGAATGATTTGGAACTGCCTCCCTTAAATGACACGGATGTGTCAAAAGCGATCATTGGATTGAATGCTACATGGGTTACCGAAAATAGAAGGATTGATCCATCACTGCTGGCTCCACTTGTTCGAAATGCAAGGGGAACCCGATCCTACGGTTCAGCAGCAATGGAAATGGCATATATAGCATCCGGGAGAGTTGATGCATACATAACCATGCGTCTGGCCCCCTGGGATTTCGCTGCGGGTGTGATTATGATTGAAGAATTGGGAGGAATTGCGACAACCGTTAAAGGCGAGCAGCTGAACTACCTTGAAAACAATTCTGTATTTGTCTCTAAGCCAGGGCTGCATCAGCAAATTATGAAAGAATACTTAAAAAATGGCAATTGGTAA
- a CDS encoding small peptidoglycan-associated lipoprotein, with product MKGLPLLLITALLLVTSSCNHKEVKKELKIDDSVKQLIFFTDNKQYEQEISYYDAIIELKRSYPELIKDMKVITAAEASHLSNYKVENCPAILLVYQDKVLVEIKGTVSKDKIIYPLAKAMDEENENP from the coding sequence ATGAAAGGTCTGCCATTGTTATTGATTACTGCACTCTTGCTTGTGACCTCTTCATGCAATCATAAGGAAGTAAAAAAAGAGCTGAAGATAGACGACAGTGTTAAGCAGCTTATTTTTTTTACTGATAATAAACAATATGAACAGGAAATATCCTATTATGATGCCATCATCGAATTAAAGAGAAGCTATCCTGAACTGATTAAAGATATGAAAGTGATAACCGCAGCGGAAGCCAGTCACTTAAGCAATTATAAGGTAGAAAACTGCCCTGCCATACTGCTGGTATATCAGGACAAAGTTTTAGTAGAAATAAAAGGCACTGTATCTAAAGATAAGATCATTTATCCCCTCGCCAAAGCAATGGATGAAGAGAACGAAAATCCGTAA
- the lpdA gene encoding dihydrolipoyl dehydrogenase: MVVGDFPIETDTIVIGAGPGGYVAAIRAAQLGQKVTIVEKANMGGVCLNVGCIPSKALIAAGHRYENAKHSDVMGITAENVKVDFTKVQEFKSGVVKKLTGGVEGLLKGNKVDIVRGEAYFVDGNTLRVMDENSAQTYTFKNAIIATGSRPIELPTFKFSKRVLDSTGALALQEIPEKIVVIGGGVIGIELGGAYANFGSQVTILEGADDILIGFEKQMSSLVKRNLKKKGVEFITKALAKGVEENENGVTVKFEEKGEEKSLDADYVFVMVGRRPNTDELGLEQAGVKMTERGVIEIDKQCRTSVSNIYAIGDIVAGPQLAHKASYEGKIAAEAIAGHNAEIDYLAIPAVVFSEPELASVGYTEQQAKEEGIEVTAAKFPFAANGRALALDSTDGFLKLVTRKEDGLVIGAQIAGASASDMIAELGLAIEAGMTAEDLAMTIHAHPTLGEITMEAAEVAIGSPIHIVK, from the coding sequence ATGGTAGTAGGAGATTTCCCAATCGAAACAGATACTATAGTCATCGGTGCGGGTCCAGGAGGATATGTTGCAGCGATTCGTGCAGCACAGCTTGGACAAAAAGTTACAATCGTAGAAAAAGCTAATATGGGCGGAGTTTGCCTAAACGTTGGATGTATTCCCTCAAAGGCTTTAATTGCAGCGGGACACCGCTACGAAAATGCTAAGCACTCAGATGTAATGGGAATTACAGCTGAAAATGTAAAAGTTGACTTTACAAAAGTTCAAGAATTCAAATCCGGTGTAGTCAAGAAGCTTACAGGCGGAGTTGAAGGTCTATTAAAGGGGAATAAAGTTGACATCGTACGCGGTGAAGCTTACTTTGTTGATGGTAATACCCTTCGTGTAATGGATGAAAATTCTGCACAAACTTACACGTTCAAGAATGCAATTATTGCAACAGGATCCCGTCCAATTGAACTGCCGACGTTTAAATTCTCTAAACGTGTTCTTGATTCAACAGGCGCCCTTGCTCTTCAGGAAATTCCTGAGAAAATCGTCGTAATCGGCGGCGGTGTTATCGGAATCGAGCTTGGAGGAGCATATGCGAACTTTGGTTCACAAGTAACGATACTTGAGGGTGCAGATGATATTCTTATCGGCTTTGAGAAGCAAATGTCATCTCTTGTTAAACGCAACCTGAAGAAAAAAGGCGTTGAATTCATTACCAAGGCACTTGCTAAGGGTGTTGAAGAGAATGAAAATGGAGTGACCGTTAAGTTTGAAGAAAAAGGCGAAGAGAAGTCTCTTGATGCAGATTATGTATTTGTAATGGTCGGAAGACGTCCAAATACAGACGAACTTGGCTTAGAGCAAGCCGGTGTTAAGATGACTGAACGCGGTGTTATTGAAATTGATAAACAATGCCGTACGAGTGTAAGCAATATTTATGCGATCGGTGATATTGTTGCAGGTCCTCAATTAGCACATAAAGCTTCTTACGAAGGTAAGATTGCCGCTGAAGCAATTGCAGGGCATAACGCAGAAATTGATTACTTGGCTATCCCTGCGGTTGTATTCTCTGAGCCAGAATTAGCTTCTGTAGGTTATACTGAGCAGCAGGCTAAAGAAGAAGGAATCGAAGTAACAGCAGCTAAGTTCCCATTTGCAGCTAATGGCCGTGCCCTTGCACTTGATTCCACTGACGGATTCTTAAAGCTTGTGACACGCAAAGAGGATGGACTAGTAATTGGTGCGCAAATCGCCGGTGCAAGTGCATCTGATATGATTGCAGAACTTGGATTAGCAATTGAAGCAGGCATGACTGCAGAAGATCTTGCGATGACAATTCACGCACATCCTACATTGGGTGAAATCACAATGGAAGCAGCAGAAGTTGCTATTGGAAGCCCAATTCACATTGTAAAATAG
- a CDS encoding YktB family protein — MSFSGFTNDDFDVFKIDGLDERMDRLKSVIRPKLEELGRHFAPSLSNLSGDEMFPHVAKHARRTKNPPNDTWVAFASNARGYKMLPHFQIGLWETHVFIWFAIIYEAPDKTAAGKLFENSLDKIYKEIPNDYVWSGDHTKPDAVMHEQMDKKELRSMFQRLQNIKKAEILCGYHISREDAVRMSPDQFIEKAESVFRNLLPLYKLA, encoded by the coding sequence ATGTCTTTTTCCGGTTTTACAAACGATGATTTTGATGTCTTTAAAATAGATGGATTGGATGAAAGAATGGACAGGTTAAAATCTGTTATTAGGCCTAAATTAGAAGAATTGGGCCGCCATTTTGCACCATCCCTCTCAAACCTGTCAGGAGATGAAATGTTCCCTCATGTTGCCAAACATGCCAGGAGAACAAAGAATCCGCCAAATGATACTTGGGTCGCATTTGCAAGCAATGCGAGAGGGTATAAAATGCTTCCACATTTCCAGATAGGATTATGGGAAACGCATGTATTTATCTGGTTTGCCATTATCTATGAAGCACCAGATAAAACTGCTGCAGGCAAGTTATTTGAGAACAGCCTGGACAAAATTTATAAAGAAATACCCAACGATTATGTCTGGTCTGGCGACCATACAAAACCAGATGCTGTTATGCATGAGCAAATGGACAAGAAAGAATTGAGATCCATGTTTCAGCGTCTGCAAAATATTAAGAAAGCGGAAATTCTTTGCGGCTATCATATTTCTCGAGAAGATGCCGTTCGCATGTCACCTGATCAGTTTATTGAAAAAGCTGAATCTGTATTTAGAAATTTATTACCCCTATACAAATTGGCATAA
- a CDS encoding GNAT family N-acetyltransferase, translating to MAIGNLSSSKFTEEDLPFILEVIKDSTDWEEEEKCGNNMCNYMARHQELNGEWRIWRLNGERTAVTFHVNLSPSNRKPWLGTILVKKEMRRKGIGTKVIELLTDELKKKGEKSFFAGVPENRNKWIYFLSDSGFEQFKTETSDDGREFLIMVCPLI from the coding sequence ATGGCAATTGGTAACCTATCAAGCAGCAAGTTCACAGAGGAAGACCTGCCATTTATTTTAGAAGTCATCAAGGATAGCACAGACTGGGAAGAAGAAGAGAAGTGCGGGAATAACATGTGCAATTATATGGCCAGGCATCAGGAATTGAATGGGGAATGGAGAATTTGGCGTCTTAACGGAGAACGAACAGCCGTCACTTTCCATGTGAATTTATCCCCTTCTAACCGGAAGCCATGGCTCGGTACGATCCTGGTTAAAAAAGAAATGCGACGAAAAGGAATCGGAACAAAGGTTATAGAACTGTTGACAGATGAATTAAAGAAGAAAGGCGAAAAGTCTTTCTTTGCGGGTGTCCCTGAAAATCGGAACAAATGGATTTACTTTTTATCTGATTCCGGATTTGAGCAGTTTAAGACGGAGACTTCCGACGATGGCCGGGAATTTTTAATAATGGTCTGTCCATTAATATGA
- a CDS encoding polysaccharide deacetylase family protein, which produces MRIAGLFIYVFFAIILTACTNFSAVEGKPSELEKEEENNLADHSKVPESKSENKQADADEKPKEEAVSLPEPQYKINAHNWSIEPISQANSKVVLLTIDDAPDKNALEMARILKKLSAPAIFFVNGHFIDTPEEAKVLKEIHELGFAIGNHTNSHLNLQSLPEEEQYKEIVELNDRVEEIIGERPKFFRAPFGSITDYSRKIAEDENMVLMNWTYGYDWEKEYQSKEALADIMVNSPYLMKGANLLMHDREWTKEALEDIVKGLRNKGFTPVDPALISTEIE; this is translated from the coding sequence ATGAGAATAGCTGGACTTTTTATTTATGTTTTTTTCGCAATAATCCTGACTGCATGCACAAATTTTTCAGCTGTTGAAGGTAAGCCATCAGAATTGGAAAAAGAAGAAGAAAATAATCTTGCTGATCATTCTAAAGTTCCGGAATCTAAGTCTGAAAATAAACAAGCTGATGCCGATGAAAAGCCTAAAGAAGAAGCGGTATCCTTGCCAGAGCCGCAATACAAGATAAATGCACATAATTGGTCAATAGAACCAATCAGTCAGGCCAATTCAAAAGTTGTATTACTGACCATTGACGATGCTCCTGATAAAAATGCATTGGAAATGGCCAGGATTTTAAAGAAACTTTCAGCACCTGCAATCTTTTTTGTTAATGGACATTTCATAGATACCCCGGAAGAAGCTAAAGTTTTGAAGGAAATACATGAACTTGGCTTTGCTATTGGCAATCACACAAATAGCCACTTAAACCTGCAAAGCTTACCTGAAGAGGAGCAGTATAAAGAGATTGTTGAACTTAATGATCGAGTTGAGGAGATTATTGGAGAGAGGCCAAAATTCTTTCGGGCACCATTCGGGTCTATTACAGACTACAGCAGGAAAATTGCTGAAGATGAAAACATGGTGCTTATGAATTGGACATACGGGTATGACTGGGAGAAAGAATATCAATCAAAAGAAGCTTTAGCGGATATTATGGTTAATTCACCTTATTTAATGAAGGGTGCAAATTTATTGATGCATGATAGGGAATGGACAAAAGAAGCCTTAGAGGATATTGTGAAGGGGCTTAGGAATAAAGGTTTTACGCCAGTCGACCCAGCTCTGATCAGCACGGAAATAGAATGA
- a CDS encoding UPF0223 family protein codes for MEYQYPIDQDWSTEEIVDVIKYFESIEMAYEKGIDREQFMNAYRRFKEIVPGKAQEKNICDDFEEQSGYSSYRTVKLAKERSAGDKLKMQK; via the coding sequence ATGGAATATCAATACCCGATTGACCAGGATTGGTCAACAGAAGAAATAGTGGATGTTATAAAATATTTTGAAAGCATTGAAATGGCATACGAAAAAGGAATTGACCGGGAACAATTCATGAATGCATATAGACGCTTCAAGGAAATCGTTCCGGGCAAAGCTCAGGAGAAAAACATCTGCGATGATTTTGAAGAACAAAGCGGCTATTCTTCCTACAGGACAGTAAAATTGGCAAAAGAACGTTCAGCCGGGGACAAATTAAAAATGCAGAAATAG
- a CDS encoding YlaF family protein, whose translation MKKIKWPLLAFAIGAAICMMGIGVAVAERSIFGVILAIIALIFVMGYGFKTKKKMREEGLL comes from the coding sequence ATGAAGAAAATCAAGTGGCCTTTATTAGCCTTTGCGATAGGAGCAGCTATATGCATGATGGGTATTGGCGTTGCGGTGGCTGAAAGAAGCATTTTTGGGGTTATCCTGGCCATCATCGCTTTAATATTTGTGATGGGATATGGTTTTAAGACTAAGAAGAAAATGAGAGAAGAGGGTTTGTTATAA
- a CDS encoding NAD(P)H-dependent flavin oxidoreductase, translated as MKWNTRVTELLKIKYPIIQGGLAHLAYSDLAAAVSNAGGLGQITAMSLSSPEKLRDEIQKVKKLTGKPFGVNFAIGQHGRPFSDYLDIAIEEEVPVISMTGGNPAPIFDQLKGVNVKKLVLVAAKRQAVKAEELGADAVMVVGQEGGGHLGRDDIGTFILVPQVADAVSIPVIASGGIGDGRGLMAALSLGAEGIEMGTRFVATKECVHASELYKNRLVEGTENDTVVIKRTIGAPARVIANSWSDKILEIEKQNGGYEQLKDYISGNANKKYIYEGKDQEGFAWAGQVMGLIKDIPSVEELFERVIAEGETIRGKWSN; from the coding sequence ATGAAATGGAATACACGTGTGACAGAATTACTGAAAATTAAATATCCAATTATACAGGGCGGACTTGCGCATCTTGCCTATTCAGATTTGGCTGCAGCTGTTTCAAATGCAGGAGGTTTAGGGCAGATTACCGCAATGTCCCTCAGCAGCCCGGAAAAATTAAGAGACGAGATTCAAAAGGTTAAGAAATTGACAGGTAAGCCATTTGGGGTTAATTTTGCTATTGGGCAGCATGGAAGGCCATTCTCTGATTATCTGGATATAGCCATTGAAGAAGAAGTTCCGGTTATTTCTATGACAGGAGGCAATCCTGCACCTATCTTTGATCAACTAAAGGGTGTAAATGTTAAGAAGCTTGTTCTTGTGGCAGCAAAAAGGCAGGCAGTAAAGGCGGAGGAGCTTGGTGCAGACGCAGTGATGGTTGTAGGGCAGGAAGGCGGCGGGCATTTAGGCAGGGATGATATTGGAACCTTCATACTCGTTCCTCAGGTGGCTGATGCTGTCTCCATACCTGTGATTGCCTCAGGAGGAATCGGAGACGGCAGGGGGCTGATGGCAGCATTAAGTCTTGGAGCAGAGGGTATTGAGATGGGGACAAGATTTGTTGCAACAAAGGAATGCGTCCATGCATCTGAATTATATAAAAATCGCTTAGTCGAAGGAACAGAAAATGACACAGTTGTCATTAAAAGAACTATAGGTGCACCTGCACGGGTGATTGCGAACTCATGGTCGGATAAGATTCTGGAAATCGAAAAACAAAACGGCGGCTATGAGCAGTTAAAAGATTACATTAGCGGGAATGCTAATAAGAAATATATATATGAAGGGAAAGATCAGGAAGGGTTTGCATGGGCTGGACAAGTTATGGGATTAATTAAAGATATCCCCTCTGTGGAAGAACTATTTGAGCGGGTTATTGCAGAAGGTGAAACCATCAGGGGAAAATGGTCTAATTAA
- a CDS encoding DUF1885 family protein, which produces MAANSFIKLVPSSAKENISTEELKELFLYYRDITGKTGSQIKWDYNDAAFPYEIKEKPEAKGTWFYLHSQHDRYNAILLGIDKEKVKDEDGSEREQSYIQVTLPEGATFGDKGKANEFCKFLAKKLQGELHLFNGRVMYFYKRK; this is translated from the coding sequence TTGGCAGCTAATTCTTTTATCAAGCTGGTTCCTTCATCAGCTAAGGAAAATATTTCAACAGAAGAGCTTAAAGAACTTTTTTTATATTATAGGGATATAACCGGAAAAACAGGCAGCCAGATTAAATGGGATTATAATGATGCCGCTTTTCCTTATGAAATTAAAGAGAAGCCTGAAGCAAAAGGAACATGGTTTTACCTGCATTCTCAACATGACCGATATAACGCTATATTGCTTGGCATTGACAAAGAAAAAGTGAAGGATGAAGACGGTTCTGAACGCGAGCAGTCTTACATACAAGTTACATTGCCGGAAGGTGCAACATTCGGAGATAAAGGCAAAGCAAATGAATTTTGCAAATTCCTCGCTAAAAAGCTTCAAGGTGAATTGCATCTTTTCAATGGAAGAGTCATGTATTTTTATAAAAGAAAATAA
- a CDS encoding DUF3055 domain-containing protein — MDFFEKLYDEHENVNVRFVGFTTESTRYDFGIVYTNLFFSKPLVICMQTGRSTLLDPKDLEDIEYLQKAFKLDLYEQAADLSEFFLEAIPGARFEEQYD; from the coding sequence ATGGATTTTTTTGAGAAGCTCTATGATGAGCATGAAAACGTGAATGTCCGTTTTGTTGGCTTTACAACGGAGTCAACGCGTTATGATTTTGGAATCGTATATACAAACCTCTTCTTTTCCAAGCCTCTGGTTATTTGTATGCAGACAGGCCGCTCAACTCTCCTCGACCCTAAAGATCTCGAAGATATCGAATACTTGCAAAAGGCATTCAAACTTGATTTATATGAACAGGCTGCAGATTTAAGCGAATTTTTCTTAGAAGCAATACCAGGAGCCCGTTTTGAAGAACAATACGACTAA